A single window of Sander lucioperca isolate FBNREF2018 chromosome 22, SLUC_FBN_1.2, whole genome shotgun sequence DNA harbors:
- the arhgap17a gene encoding rho GTPase-activating protein 17a isoform X1, with protein sequence MKKQFNRMKQLANQTVGRAEKTEVLSDDLLQIERRMELVRVVSHNTHKRMVSCLQGHIGADAEKRHSVPRLYTGNGQKKLPLTALSQAMVEGGNQLGEDSLIGKMMEVCGEAENRLASELMQHELQIEKDVLDPLSQLAEVDIPNILKQRKQLAKLVLDYDSARARWLQATKSIISGTNTQALTAKADLLKEEMDEAMNKVELCKDQLAADMYSFFSKEGDYARFFVTLLEAQADYHRKSLTVLENVLPTIQDQQDSWTEKPAFGTGLDEHLKRSGREIALPLEACVMMLLETGMKEEGLFRIAAGASKLKKLKAALDCSTSQLEEFYSDPHAVAGALKSYLRELPEPLMSYQLYDEWIQASSVSDPDKRLQALWVVCDKLPKNNKTNLRYLVKFLTKLAQDSEVNKMTPSNIAIVLGPNLMWAKTEGSLAEMAAATSVHVVAIVEPIIQHADWFFPEDVEFNVSGMFAMPTPASNHNNHLDYDCSTIERKRPGSMVGPENDTTRKDNTPNKHSDHTLRRGSNTLGRKQHTSPAFQPPLPPVEAPGQGHGAAQVPQPSAEPQPQAPSGGPGPDAAQQSLAQSLAALAAAQQLLAQHTEELSNPKLRDSTPAPTPLLQRNGSGGGGPAAGQLGAGTPGAGSMGPSPHMMRRGTKKQAPAPPKPMNPPPSQPCNSSSGSSLSPSPRPLSIHSPNSPTSPTSQPCATPRRHSSNQPPIQAPSHPPPEPPSQASPPPQPGADQQSAEPSPPGTPTPPDTPPPSAATQNVAPPSPSPYQSGSLPRPRPVPRPRNRPSVPPPPQPTALAADSNGICPTAYKMMDPAMSFKGLSRALVPELAVEQQLAAAAAAASCLLPLKDCDLDTESTVL encoded by the exons ATTGAACGGCGCATGGAGTTGGTGCGCGTGGTgtcccacaacacacacaagaggATGGTGTCATGTCTACAGGGACACATCGGCGCAGACGCAGAGAAGAGACAT TCCGTACCACGCCTCTATACAGGAAATGGTCAG AAAAAGCTTCCTCTGACTGCACTATCCCAGGCAATGGTGGAAGGCGGAAACCAATTGGGAGAAGACTCCTTGATTGG CAAGATGATGGAAGTGTGCGGCGAGGCAGAGAATCGCCTGGCATCTGAATTGATGCAACATGAGCTGCAGATAGAGAAAGATGTTCTGGATCCCCTCAGCCAGTTAGCTGAG GTGGACATTCCCAACATCCTGAAGCAGAGGAAACAACTGGCCAAATTGGTGCTGGACTATGATTCTGCCAGAGCAAG ATGGTTGCAGGCAACCAAGTCAATAATCTCAGGAACAAACACTCAAGCACTGACGGCCAAGGCTGACCTACTCAAGGAGGAGATGGATGAAGCCATGAACAAAGTGGAGCTTTGCAAG GATCAACTTGCTGCAGACATGTACAGTTTTTTCTCAAAAGAAGGAGACTATGCCCGCTTCTTCGTAACA CTCTTAGAAGCTCAAGCTGATTACCACAGAAAGTCTCTCACTGTTCTGGAAAATGTCTTGCCAACCATCCAGGATCAGCAAG ACTCGTGGACAGAGAAGCCTGCATTTGGCACTGGGCTGGATGAACACCTGAAAAGGAGTGGAAGGGAGATCGCCCTGCCACTAGAAGCCTGCGTCATGATGctcctagagactggcatgaaGGAAGAG ggtCTATTCAGAATCGCAGCAGGTGCGTCCAAGCTAAAGAAGCTGAAGGCAGCACTGGACTGTTCCACTTCCCAACTGGAGGAGTTCTACTCTGACCCCCATGCTGTCGCTG GAGCACTTAAGTCCTACCTGAGGGAACTCCCTGAACCTCTAATGTCTTACCAGCTTTATGATGAATGGATCCAAGCATCCAG TGTGTCAGACCCAGACAAGAGGCTCCAGGCCCTCTGGGTTGTATGTGATAAGCTACCAAAGAACAACAAAACCAACCTGAG GTATCTGGTGAAGTTTCTAACCAAACTGGCTCAGGACAGCGAGGTCAACAAAATGACTCCTAGCAACATCGCTATTGTCCTGGGACCCAACCTGATGTGGGCCAAGACTGAGGG GAGTCTGGCTGAGATGGCTGCAGCTACCTCTGTGCACGTGGTGGCCATCGTGGAGCCCATCATCCAGCACGCTGACTGGTTCTTTCCTGAGG ATGTGGAGTTCAATGTGTCCGGCATGTTTGCAATGCCTACACCTGCATCCAACCACAACAATCACCTTGATTATGACTGCAGCACCATTGAGAGGAAGAGGCCTGGCAGTATGGTCGGACCAGAGAACGACACGACGCGCAAAGACAA CACCCCTAACAAGCACTCGGACCACACCCTTCGTAGAGGCAGTAACACCTTAGGTAGAAAGCAGCACACTTCGCCTGCCTTCCAGCCTCCTTTACCCCCTGTGGAGGCTCCGGGGCAGGGGCACGGGGCTGCGCAGGTCCCCCAGCCCTCAGCTGAGCCCCAGCCACAAGCTCCATCAGGGGGTCCGGGGCCTGATGCTGCCCAGCAAAGCTTGGCACAGAGTCTGGCTGCTCTGGCAGCCGCTCAGCAGCTTCTAGCCcagcacacagaggagctgag CAACCCAAAGCTACGTGACTCTACACCGGCCCCGACCCCTCTGCTCCAGAGGAATGGCTCCGGAGGAGGGGGCCCCGCTGCAGGGCAGCTGGGCGCCGGGACCCCCGGGGCTGGATCCATGGGGCCCAGTCCGCATATGATGCGCAGAG GTACCAAGAAGCAGGCTCCTGCTCCTCCCAAACCGATGAACCCTCCCCCCAGCCAGCCCTGTAACTCCTCCTCCGGCTCGTCCCTCAGCCCCTCCCCCAGACCCCTGTCCATCCACTCGCCCAACTCGCCCACCTCTCCCACCTCACAGCCGTGTGCCACACCCAGACGCCACTCCAGCAACCAGCCCCCGATCCAGGCGCCCAGCCACCCCCCTCCGGAGCCTCCGTCACAGGCCAGCCCGCCGCCCCAGCCCGGCGCGGACCAGCAGAGCGCCGAGCCCTCGCCTCCAGGCACCCCGACCCCTCCAGACACCCCTCCGCCCTCCGCCGCCACCCAGAATGTCGCTCCTCCCTCCCCGTCTCCCTACCAGTCGGGCTCCCTCCCCCGGCCACGGCCCGTCCCAAGACCCCGGAACAGGCCCAGCGTCCCACCCCCACCGCAGCCCACCGCCCTGGCGGCCGACAGCAACGGGATCTGCCCGACTGCGTACAAGATGATGG
- the arhgap17a gene encoding rho GTPase-activating protein 17a isoform X4 has protein sequence MKKQFNRMKQLANQTVGRAEKTEVLSDDLLQIERRMELVRVVSHNTHKRMVSCLQGHIGADAEKRHSVPRLYTGNGQKKLPLTALSQAMVEGGNQLGEDSLIGKMMEVCGEAENRLASELMQHELQIEKDVLDPLSQLAEVDIPNILKQRKQLAKLVLDYDSARARWLQATKSIISGTNTQALTAKADLLKEEMDEAMNKVELCKDQLAADMYSFFSKEGDYARFFVTLLEAQADYHRKSLTVLENVLPTIQDQQDSWTEKPAFGTGLDEHLKRSGREIALPLEACVMMLLETGMKEEGLFRIAAGASKLKKLKAALDCSTSQLEEFYSDPHAVAGALKSYLRELPEPLMSYQLYDEWIQASSVSDPDKRLQALWVVCDKLPKNNKTNLRYLVKFLTKLAQDSEVNKMTPSNIAIVLGPNLMWAKTEGSLAEMAAATSVHVVAIVEPIIQHADWFFPEDVEFNVSGMFAMPTPASNHNNHLDYDCSTIERKRPGSMVGPENDTTRKDNTPNKHSDHTLRRGSNTLGRKQHTSPAFQPPLPPVEAPGQGHGAAQVPQPSAEPQPQAPSGGPGPDAAQQSLAQSLAALAAAQQLLAQHTEELSNPKLRDSTPAPTPLLQRNGSGGGGPAAGQLGAGTPGAGSMGPSPHMMRRGTKKQAPAPPKPMNPPPSQPCNSSSGSSLSPSPRPLSIHSPNSPTSPTSQPCATPRRHSSNQPPIQAPSHPPPEPPSQASPPPQPGADQQSAEPSPPGTPTPPDTPPPSAATQNVAPPSPSPYQSGSLPRPRPVPRPRNRPSVPPPPQPTALAADSNGICPTAYKMMG, from the exons ATTGAACGGCGCATGGAGTTGGTGCGCGTGGTgtcccacaacacacacaagaggATGGTGTCATGTCTACAGGGACACATCGGCGCAGACGCAGAGAAGAGACAT TCCGTACCACGCCTCTATACAGGAAATGGTCAG AAAAAGCTTCCTCTGACTGCACTATCCCAGGCAATGGTGGAAGGCGGAAACCAATTGGGAGAAGACTCCTTGATTGG CAAGATGATGGAAGTGTGCGGCGAGGCAGAGAATCGCCTGGCATCTGAATTGATGCAACATGAGCTGCAGATAGAGAAAGATGTTCTGGATCCCCTCAGCCAGTTAGCTGAG GTGGACATTCCCAACATCCTGAAGCAGAGGAAACAACTGGCCAAATTGGTGCTGGACTATGATTCTGCCAGAGCAAG ATGGTTGCAGGCAACCAAGTCAATAATCTCAGGAACAAACACTCAAGCACTGACGGCCAAGGCTGACCTACTCAAGGAGGAGATGGATGAAGCCATGAACAAAGTGGAGCTTTGCAAG GATCAACTTGCTGCAGACATGTACAGTTTTTTCTCAAAAGAAGGAGACTATGCCCGCTTCTTCGTAACA CTCTTAGAAGCTCAAGCTGATTACCACAGAAAGTCTCTCACTGTTCTGGAAAATGTCTTGCCAACCATCCAGGATCAGCAAG ACTCGTGGACAGAGAAGCCTGCATTTGGCACTGGGCTGGATGAACACCTGAAAAGGAGTGGAAGGGAGATCGCCCTGCCACTAGAAGCCTGCGTCATGATGctcctagagactggcatgaaGGAAGAG ggtCTATTCAGAATCGCAGCAGGTGCGTCCAAGCTAAAGAAGCTGAAGGCAGCACTGGACTGTTCCACTTCCCAACTGGAGGAGTTCTACTCTGACCCCCATGCTGTCGCTG GAGCACTTAAGTCCTACCTGAGGGAACTCCCTGAACCTCTAATGTCTTACCAGCTTTATGATGAATGGATCCAAGCATCCAG TGTGTCAGACCCAGACAAGAGGCTCCAGGCCCTCTGGGTTGTATGTGATAAGCTACCAAAGAACAACAAAACCAACCTGAG GTATCTGGTGAAGTTTCTAACCAAACTGGCTCAGGACAGCGAGGTCAACAAAATGACTCCTAGCAACATCGCTATTGTCCTGGGACCCAACCTGATGTGGGCCAAGACTGAGGG GAGTCTGGCTGAGATGGCTGCAGCTACCTCTGTGCACGTGGTGGCCATCGTGGAGCCCATCATCCAGCACGCTGACTGGTTCTTTCCTGAGG ATGTGGAGTTCAATGTGTCCGGCATGTTTGCAATGCCTACACCTGCATCCAACCACAACAATCACCTTGATTATGACTGCAGCACCATTGAGAGGAAGAGGCCTGGCAGTATGGTCGGACCAGAGAACGACACGACGCGCAAAGACAA CACCCCTAACAAGCACTCGGACCACACCCTTCGTAGAGGCAGTAACACCTTAGGTAGAAAGCAGCACACTTCGCCTGCCTTCCAGCCTCCTTTACCCCCTGTGGAGGCTCCGGGGCAGGGGCACGGGGCTGCGCAGGTCCCCCAGCCCTCAGCTGAGCCCCAGCCACAAGCTCCATCAGGGGGTCCGGGGCCTGATGCTGCCCAGCAAAGCTTGGCACAGAGTCTGGCTGCTCTGGCAGCCGCTCAGCAGCTTCTAGCCcagcacacagaggagctgag CAACCCAAAGCTACGTGACTCTACACCGGCCCCGACCCCTCTGCTCCAGAGGAATGGCTCCGGAGGAGGGGGCCCCGCTGCAGGGCAGCTGGGCGCCGGGACCCCCGGGGCTGGATCCATGGGGCCCAGTCCGCATATGATGCGCAGAG GTACCAAGAAGCAGGCTCCTGCTCCTCCCAAACCGATGAACCCTCCCCCCAGCCAGCCCTGTAACTCCTCCTCCGGCTCGTCCCTCAGCCCCTCCCCCAGACCCCTGTCCATCCACTCGCCCAACTCGCCCACCTCTCCCACCTCACAGCCGTGTGCCACACCCAGACGCCACTCCAGCAACCAGCCCCCGATCCAGGCGCCCAGCCACCCCCCTCCGGAGCCTCCGTCACAGGCCAGCCCGCCGCCCCAGCCCGGCGCGGACCAGCAGAGCGCCGAGCCCTCGCCTCCAGGCACCCCGACCCCTCCAGACACCCCTCCGCCCTCCGCCGCCACCCAGAATGTCGCTCCTCCCTCCCCGTCTCCCTACCAGTCGGGCTCCCTCCCCCGGCCACGGCCCGTCCCAAGACCCCGGAACAGGCCCAGCGTCCCACCCCCACCGCAGCCCACCGCCCTGGCGGCCGACAGCAACGGGATCTGCCCGACTGCGTACAAGATGATGG GTTAA
- the arhgap17a gene encoding rho GTPase-activating protein 17a isoform X2 produces the protein MKKQFNRMKQLANQTVGRAEKTEVLSDDLLQIERRMELVRVVSHNTHKRMVSCLQGHIGADAEKRHKKLPLTALSQAMVEGGNQLGEDSLIGKMMEVCGEAENRLASELMQHELQIEKDVLDPLSQLAEVDIPNILKQRKQLAKLVLDYDSARARWLQATKSIISGTNTQALTAKADLLKEEMDEAMNKVELCKDQLAADMYSFFSKEGDYARFFVTLLEAQADYHRKSLTVLENVLPTIQDQQDSWTEKPAFGTGLDEHLKRSGREIALPLEACVMMLLETGMKEEGLFRIAAGASKLKKLKAALDCSTSQLEEFYSDPHAVAGALKSYLRELPEPLMSYQLYDEWIQASSVSDPDKRLQALWVVCDKLPKNNKTNLRYLVKFLTKLAQDSEVNKMTPSNIAIVLGPNLMWAKTEGSLAEMAAATSVHVVAIVEPIIQHADWFFPEDVEFNVSGMFAMPTPASNHNNHLDYDCSTIERKRPGSMVGPENDTTRKDNTPNKHSDHTLRRGSNTLGRKQHTSPAFQPPLPPVEAPGQGHGAAQVPQPSAEPQPQAPSGGPGPDAAQQSLAQSLAALAAAQQLLAQHTEELSNPKLRDSTPAPTPLLQRNGSGGGGPAAGQLGAGTPGAGSMGPSPHMMRRGTKKQAPAPPKPMNPPPSQPCNSSSGSSLSPSPRPLSIHSPNSPTSPTSQPCATPRRHSSNQPPIQAPSHPPPEPPSQASPPPQPGADQQSAEPSPPGTPTPPDTPPPSAATQNVAPPSPSPYQSGSLPRPRPVPRPRNRPSVPPPPQPTALAADSNGICPTAYKMMDPAMSFKGLSRALVPELAVEQQLAAAAAAASCLLPLKDCDLDTESTVL, from the exons ATTGAACGGCGCATGGAGTTGGTGCGCGTGGTgtcccacaacacacacaagaggATGGTGTCATGTCTACAGGGACACATCGGCGCAGACGCAGAGAAGAGACAT AAAAAGCTTCCTCTGACTGCACTATCCCAGGCAATGGTGGAAGGCGGAAACCAATTGGGAGAAGACTCCTTGATTGG CAAGATGATGGAAGTGTGCGGCGAGGCAGAGAATCGCCTGGCATCTGAATTGATGCAACATGAGCTGCAGATAGAGAAAGATGTTCTGGATCCCCTCAGCCAGTTAGCTGAG GTGGACATTCCCAACATCCTGAAGCAGAGGAAACAACTGGCCAAATTGGTGCTGGACTATGATTCTGCCAGAGCAAG ATGGTTGCAGGCAACCAAGTCAATAATCTCAGGAACAAACACTCAAGCACTGACGGCCAAGGCTGACCTACTCAAGGAGGAGATGGATGAAGCCATGAACAAAGTGGAGCTTTGCAAG GATCAACTTGCTGCAGACATGTACAGTTTTTTCTCAAAAGAAGGAGACTATGCCCGCTTCTTCGTAACA CTCTTAGAAGCTCAAGCTGATTACCACAGAAAGTCTCTCACTGTTCTGGAAAATGTCTTGCCAACCATCCAGGATCAGCAAG ACTCGTGGACAGAGAAGCCTGCATTTGGCACTGGGCTGGATGAACACCTGAAAAGGAGTGGAAGGGAGATCGCCCTGCCACTAGAAGCCTGCGTCATGATGctcctagagactggcatgaaGGAAGAG ggtCTATTCAGAATCGCAGCAGGTGCGTCCAAGCTAAAGAAGCTGAAGGCAGCACTGGACTGTTCCACTTCCCAACTGGAGGAGTTCTACTCTGACCCCCATGCTGTCGCTG GAGCACTTAAGTCCTACCTGAGGGAACTCCCTGAACCTCTAATGTCTTACCAGCTTTATGATGAATGGATCCAAGCATCCAG TGTGTCAGACCCAGACAAGAGGCTCCAGGCCCTCTGGGTTGTATGTGATAAGCTACCAAAGAACAACAAAACCAACCTGAG GTATCTGGTGAAGTTTCTAACCAAACTGGCTCAGGACAGCGAGGTCAACAAAATGACTCCTAGCAACATCGCTATTGTCCTGGGACCCAACCTGATGTGGGCCAAGACTGAGGG GAGTCTGGCTGAGATGGCTGCAGCTACCTCTGTGCACGTGGTGGCCATCGTGGAGCCCATCATCCAGCACGCTGACTGGTTCTTTCCTGAGG ATGTGGAGTTCAATGTGTCCGGCATGTTTGCAATGCCTACACCTGCATCCAACCACAACAATCACCTTGATTATGACTGCAGCACCATTGAGAGGAAGAGGCCTGGCAGTATGGTCGGACCAGAGAACGACACGACGCGCAAAGACAA CACCCCTAACAAGCACTCGGACCACACCCTTCGTAGAGGCAGTAACACCTTAGGTAGAAAGCAGCACACTTCGCCTGCCTTCCAGCCTCCTTTACCCCCTGTGGAGGCTCCGGGGCAGGGGCACGGGGCTGCGCAGGTCCCCCAGCCCTCAGCTGAGCCCCAGCCACAAGCTCCATCAGGGGGTCCGGGGCCTGATGCTGCCCAGCAAAGCTTGGCACAGAGTCTGGCTGCTCTGGCAGCCGCTCAGCAGCTTCTAGCCcagcacacagaggagctgag CAACCCAAAGCTACGTGACTCTACACCGGCCCCGACCCCTCTGCTCCAGAGGAATGGCTCCGGAGGAGGGGGCCCCGCTGCAGGGCAGCTGGGCGCCGGGACCCCCGGGGCTGGATCCATGGGGCCCAGTCCGCATATGATGCGCAGAG GTACCAAGAAGCAGGCTCCTGCTCCTCCCAAACCGATGAACCCTCCCCCCAGCCAGCCCTGTAACTCCTCCTCCGGCTCGTCCCTCAGCCCCTCCCCCAGACCCCTGTCCATCCACTCGCCCAACTCGCCCACCTCTCCCACCTCACAGCCGTGTGCCACACCCAGACGCCACTCCAGCAACCAGCCCCCGATCCAGGCGCCCAGCCACCCCCCTCCGGAGCCTCCGTCACAGGCCAGCCCGCCGCCCCAGCCCGGCGCGGACCAGCAGAGCGCCGAGCCCTCGCCTCCAGGCACCCCGACCCCTCCAGACACCCCTCCGCCCTCCGCCGCCACCCAGAATGTCGCTCCTCCCTCCCCGTCTCCCTACCAGTCGGGCTCCCTCCCCCGGCCACGGCCCGTCCCAAGACCCCGGAACAGGCCCAGCGTCCCACCCCCACCGCAGCCCACCGCCCTGGCGGCCGACAGCAACGGGATCTGCCCGACTGCGTACAAGATGATGG
- the arhgap17a gene encoding rho GTPase-activating protein 17a isoform X3, with translation MAASVGQWLWIERRMELVRVVSHNTHKRMVSCLQGHIGADAEKRHSVPRLYTGNGQKKLPLTALSQAMVEGGNQLGEDSLIGKMMEVCGEAENRLASELMQHELQIEKDVLDPLSQLAEVDIPNILKQRKQLAKLVLDYDSARARWLQATKSIISGTNTQALTAKADLLKEEMDEAMNKVELCKDQLAADMYSFFSKEGDYARFFVTLLEAQADYHRKSLTVLENVLPTIQDQQDSWTEKPAFGTGLDEHLKRSGREIALPLEACVMMLLETGMKEEGLFRIAAGASKLKKLKAALDCSTSQLEEFYSDPHAVAGALKSYLRELPEPLMSYQLYDEWIQASSVSDPDKRLQALWVVCDKLPKNNKTNLRYLVKFLTKLAQDSEVNKMTPSNIAIVLGPNLMWAKTEGSLAEMAAATSVHVVAIVEPIIQHADWFFPEDVEFNVSGMFAMPTPASNHNNHLDYDCSTIERKRPGSMVGPENDTTRKDNTPNKHSDHTLRRGSNTLGRKQHTSPAFQPPLPPVEAPGQGHGAAQVPQPSAEPQPQAPSGGPGPDAAQQSLAQSLAALAAAQQLLAQHTEELSNPKLRDSTPAPTPLLQRNGSGGGGPAAGQLGAGTPGAGSMGPSPHMMRRGTKKQAPAPPKPMNPPPSQPCNSSSGSSLSPSPRPLSIHSPNSPTSPTSQPCATPRRHSSNQPPIQAPSHPPPEPPSQASPPPQPGADQQSAEPSPPGTPTPPDTPPPSAATQNVAPPSPSPYQSGSLPRPRPVPRPRNRPSVPPPPQPTALAADSNGICPTAYKMMDPAMSFKGLSRALVPELAVEQQLAAAAAAASCLLPLKDCDLDTESTVL, from the exons ATTGAACGGCGCATGGAGTTGGTGCGCGTGGTgtcccacaacacacacaagaggATGGTGTCATGTCTACAGGGACACATCGGCGCAGACGCAGAGAAGAGACAT TCCGTACCACGCCTCTATACAGGAAATGGTCAG AAAAAGCTTCCTCTGACTGCACTATCCCAGGCAATGGTGGAAGGCGGAAACCAATTGGGAGAAGACTCCTTGATTGG CAAGATGATGGAAGTGTGCGGCGAGGCAGAGAATCGCCTGGCATCTGAATTGATGCAACATGAGCTGCAGATAGAGAAAGATGTTCTGGATCCCCTCAGCCAGTTAGCTGAG GTGGACATTCCCAACATCCTGAAGCAGAGGAAACAACTGGCCAAATTGGTGCTGGACTATGATTCTGCCAGAGCAAG ATGGTTGCAGGCAACCAAGTCAATAATCTCAGGAACAAACACTCAAGCACTGACGGCCAAGGCTGACCTACTCAAGGAGGAGATGGATGAAGCCATGAACAAAGTGGAGCTTTGCAAG GATCAACTTGCTGCAGACATGTACAGTTTTTTCTCAAAAGAAGGAGACTATGCCCGCTTCTTCGTAACA CTCTTAGAAGCTCAAGCTGATTACCACAGAAAGTCTCTCACTGTTCTGGAAAATGTCTTGCCAACCATCCAGGATCAGCAAG ACTCGTGGACAGAGAAGCCTGCATTTGGCACTGGGCTGGATGAACACCTGAAAAGGAGTGGAAGGGAGATCGCCCTGCCACTAGAAGCCTGCGTCATGATGctcctagagactggcatgaaGGAAGAG ggtCTATTCAGAATCGCAGCAGGTGCGTCCAAGCTAAAGAAGCTGAAGGCAGCACTGGACTGTTCCACTTCCCAACTGGAGGAGTTCTACTCTGACCCCCATGCTGTCGCTG GAGCACTTAAGTCCTACCTGAGGGAACTCCCTGAACCTCTAATGTCTTACCAGCTTTATGATGAATGGATCCAAGCATCCAG TGTGTCAGACCCAGACAAGAGGCTCCAGGCCCTCTGGGTTGTATGTGATAAGCTACCAAAGAACAACAAAACCAACCTGAG GTATCTGGTGAAGTTTCTAACCAAACTGGCTCAGGACAGCGAGGTCAACAAAATGACTCCTAGCAACATCGCTATTGTCCTGGGACCCAACCTGATGTGGGCCAAGACTGAGGG GAGTCTGGCTGAGATGGCTGCAGCTACCTCTGTGCACGTGGTGGCCATCGTGGAGCCCATCATCCAGCACGCTGACTGGTTCTTTCCTGAGG ATGTGGAGTTCAATGTGTCCGGCATGTTTGCAATGCCTACACCTGCATCCAACCACAACAATCACCTTGATTATGACTGCAGCACCATTGAGAGGAAGAGGCCTGGCAGTATGGTCGGACCAGAGAACGACACGACGCGCAAAGACAA CACCCCTAACAAGCACTCGGACCACACCCTTCGTAGAGGCAGTAACACCTTAGGTAGAAAGCAGCACACTTCGCCTGCCTTCCAGCCTCCTTTACCCCCTGTGGAGGCTCCGGGGCAGGGGCACGGGGCTGCGCAGGTCCCCCAGCCCTCAGCTGAGCCCCAGCCACAAGCTCCATCAGGGGGTCCGGGGCCTGATGCTGCCCAGCAAAGCTTGGCACAGAGTCTGGCTGCTCTGGCAGCCGCTCAGCAGCTTCTAGCCcagcacacagaggagctgag CAACCCAAAGCTACGTGACTCTACACCGGCCCCGACCCCTCTGCTCCAGAGGAATGGCTCCGGAGGAGGGGGCCCCGCTGCAGGGCAGCTGGGCGCCGGGACCCCCGGGGCTGGATCCATGGGGCCCAGTCCGCATATGATGCGCAGAG GTACCAAGAAGCAGGCTCCTGCTCCTCCCAAACCGATGAACCCTCCCCCCAGCCAGCCCTGTAACTCCTCCTCCGGCTCGTCCCTCAGCCCCTCCCCCAGACCCCTGTCCATCCACTCGCCCAACTCGCCCACCTCTCCCACCTCACAGCCGTGTGCCACACCCAGACGCCACTCCAGCAACCAGCCCCCGATCCAGGCGCCCAGCCACCCCCCTCCGGAGCCTCCGTCACAGGCCAGCCCGCCGCCCCAGCCCGGCGCGGACCAGCAGAGCGCCGAGCCCTCGCCTCCAGGCACCCCGACCCCTCCAGACACCCCTCCGCCCTCCGCCGCCACCCAGAATGTCGCTCCTCCCTCCCCGTCTCCCTACCAGTCGGGCTCCCTCCCCCGGCCACGGCCCGTCCCAAGACCCCGGAACAGGCCCAGCGTCCCACCCCCACCGCAGCCCACCGCCCTGGCGGCCGACAGCAACGGGATCTGCCCGACTGCGTACAAGATGATGG